The following proteins are co-located in the Ancylothrix sp. D3o genome:
- a CDS encoding glycosyltransferase family 1 protein — MNSNLLINLSFLIPQATGISTYAKNIIPHLQKLNPTLLTPENFPPYKNYPVPANMTPDQGSKGHLRRILWTQLQLPKLYKNLQSNLIFSPLPEAPIYTKSRYIVTVHDLIPLRFSKPFSRLNAYFRYYIPQILSQAEHIICDSKSTAEDINKFYKINLDKTTVIPLAYDKNNFRDLNLPTSNYFLYIGRHDPYKNLHRLIEAFANLPNRPDYQLWISGPTDSSYTPELQAKIAELNLTESIKFIGYASYEKLPILINQAIALVFPSLWEGFGLPVLEAMACGTPVITSNVSSLPEVAGNSALMVNPYNTAEITAAMHTVATDTQQRSSLREQGLIQASQFSWEKTGLETAKILHKYL; from the coding sequence GTGAACAGCAACCTCTTAATTAACCTCTCTTTTCTTATTCCTCAAGCCACCGGCATCTCCACCTACGCTAAAAACATTATCCCCCATCTCCAAAAACTTAATCCCACTCTCCTCACTCCTGAAAATTTCCCTCCCTACAAAAATTATCCCGTTCCCGCAAATATGACACCTGATCAGGGAAGCAAAGGTCATCTGAGGCGTATTTTATGGACACAATTGCAACTACCCAAACTCTATAAAAATCTTCAATCTAATCTGATATTTTCACCGCTTCCAGAAGCCCCAATTTATACAAAAAGCCGCTATATTGTCACAGTCCATGATTTGATACCACTACGATTTTCTAAACCTTTTTCTCGCCTTAATGCCTATTTTCGTTATTATATTCCTCAAATTTTAAGCCAAGCCGAACATATTATCTGTGACTCAAAATCCACTGCTGAAGATATTAATAAATTTTATAAAATCAACCTTGACAAAACAACCGTTATACCCTTAGCTTACGACAAAAATAACTTCCGCGATTTGAACTTACCGACAAGTAACTATTTTTTGTACATAGGCCGACATGATCCTTACAAAAACCTACACCGGCTTATAGAAGCCTTTGCCAACCTTCCAAACCGGCCCGATTATCAACTGTGGATATCTGGCCCCACCGACAGCAGTTATACACCAGAATTGCAAGCAAAAATTGCCGAATTAAACTTAACAGAATCAATTAAATTCATCGGCTATGCAAGTTACGAAAAGCTGCCAATTTTAATTAATCAAGCCATTGCCTTAGTCTTTCCCTCGCTGTGGGAAGGTTTTGGTTTACCTGTGCTTGAAGCAATGGCCTGTGGAACGCCAGTTATTACTTCTAATGTTTCCTCACTGCCAGAAGTTGCCGGCAATAGCGCTTTGATGGTTAATCCTTACAATACGGCAGAAATAACAGCAGCCATGCACACTGTGGCAACCGATACTCAACAGCGGTCATCCTTGCGGGAACAGGGCTTAATTCAAGCAAGTCAATTTAGCTGGGAAAAAACCGGTTTAGAAACCGCCAAAATTTTACACAAATATCTATAA
- the glmM gene encoding phosphoglucosamine mutase: MVAIPSRTNGSGPLNALDKAVFHHSPWNATGLPDNPLFGTDGIRGKVGDLLNATLAMQIGFWAGQVLKENASDNGPIILGQDSRNSSDMLAMALSAGLTAAGVEVWNLGLCPTPCVANLTVLSKALGGVMISASHNPPEDNGIKFFGPTGTKLSQNLQKEIEAGLRGDILSFPQTNWGQHYHRPELVSNYTTALQEPLLTRVNLQGMRIVLDLAWGAAVKVAPASFQAMGAEVICLHDQPDGNRINVNCGSTHLDALAEAVKAHQADMGFGFDGDADRVLAVDNQGRPVDGDYILYLWGQNLRQKQQLPQDLIVATVMANLGFERAWQKLGGQMVRTAVGDQYVQAEMQRSGAMLGGEQSGHILCWHYGITGDGLLTALHIAALVKQAGQSLGEMVDASFQTYPQLLRNVRVEDRQRRLGWQNCQELQTAIENAEKAMGDGGRVLVRASGTEPLIRVMVEAASNDLAHYWTDHLVRVVQQNFA, encoded by the coding sequence ATGGTAGCAATTCCTTCTCGAACAAATGGCAGCGGCCCCCTGAACGCATTAGATAAAGCGGTTTTTCATCATTCCCCTTGGAATGCCACCGGCTTACCGGATAACCCCCTCTTTGGTACCGATGGCATACGCGGCAAAGTTGGCGACCTCCTCAATGCCACCTTGGCCATGCAAATTGGTTTTTGGGCCGGCCAAGTTCTCAAAGAAAACGCCAGCGATAACGGCCCCATCATTTTAGGCCAAGACTCGCGCAACTCAAGCGATATGCTGGCAATGGCCCTTTCTGCCGGCCTCACGGCTGCCGGTGTCGAAGTCTGGAACCTGGGTTTATGTCCCACCCCCTGCGTCGCCAACCTGACAGTCTTATCAAAAGCCCTTGGCGGCGTGATGATCTCCGCCTCTCATAACCCTCCCGAAGATAACGGCATTAAATTTTTTGGCCCCACCGGCACCAAACTTTCCCAAAACTTGCAAAAAGAAATCGAAGCCGGTTTGAGAGGTGATATTCTCTCGTTCCCCCAAACAAATTGGGGCCAACATTACCACCGGCCTGAACTGGTGAGCAACTATACGACCGCCCTCCAAGAACCCTTACTAACCCGCGTTAACCTCCAAGGAATGCGGATTGTGCTAGACCTCGCCTGGGGGGCCGCAGTTAAAGTTGCACCGGCCAGCTTTCAAGCAATGGGTGCTGAGGTTATTTGCCTGCATGACCAGCCAGACGGCAACCGCATTAACGTAAATTGCGGTTCAACTCATCTCGACGCCCTCGCTGAGGCCGTCAAAGCACATCAAGCGGATATGGGATTTGGCTTTGATGGCGATGCCGACCGCGTTTTAGCGGTGGATAACCAAGGCAGGCCGGTGGATGGCGATTACATTTTGTATTTATGGGGCCAAAATCTCCGCCAAAAACAACAACTCCCCCAAGATTTAATTGTCGCAACTGTGATGGCCAATTTAGGGTTCGAGCGAGCTTGGCAAAAACTCGGTGGTCAAATGGTGCGAACTGCCGTAGGTGATCAATATGTGCAAGCAGAAATGCAGCGCAGCGGCGCAATGTTAGGAGGCGAGCAGTCTGGACATATTTTATGCTGGCATTATGGCATCACCGGCGACGGGTTGCTGACTGCTTTGCATATTGCAGCCTTGGTAAAACAGGCCGGTCAAAGTCTTGGCGAAATGGTTGATGCCAGTTTCCAAACTTATCCGCAACTGTTGCGAAATGTCCGCGTTGAAGACCGGCAGCGTCGGCTTGGCTGGCAAAATTGCCAAGAACTCCAAACCGCCATTGAAAACGCCGAAAAAGCAATGGGCGATGGTGGCCGAGTTCTCGTCCGTGCTTCAGGTACCGAACCGCTGATCCGCGTCATGGTAGAGGCCGCCAGCAACGATCTGGCCCACTACTGGACAGACCATCTCGTGCGTGTGGTTCAGCAAAATTTCGCCTAA
- the hpsL gene encoding hormogonium polysaccharide biosynthesis protein HpsL produces the protein MPKIKRKSKPVSKSKSKKSKQKTKSQATTLTKKEKQTLKRQQTKERKELISVLIPTLIAAFAIGAGLSLKNPKIGIAAGGGLLLLVLSFKYPRQALWMFLMYLPISGTVTYAIGGGNAAFQFAKDAFYFPALFSLVPQWRSKKLPLIISKRLINPLAILLGVCLLTMIFVNGYQQIFPESIPIFDPYATSRPIERPILMAILGLKIFLGYIPLITCGYYLIRSKKEFLFLTRLHVVLAIVACGLGLLQYLLLAKGTCAGTRMMEGEDLYKPSLSARCLVGGSVAYSSYMIRLPGTFVSPWHWGWFLISNTFFTFASAFSDPSFLWQVASFASLALVMVNAVVSGQRIALIAVPTIIVVLLILTGQIANLKRFLPIVGGIGTLGTAGLAMFPEFVEGRVKSLVDRWNASPPDQFIASQVQFTVEGQAGLLGKGLGRATNSARQLGQTKLIETWFPKLLFEIGPVGLIGFLIFVTALTWACFKAYRSLKERHLRSFGACFWVFVLFISYNPYWYPLDTDPVAVYYWFFAGVILKLPELERQEEELQPVSDTKFLSGKRKR, from the coding sequence ATGCCCAAGATAAAACGCAAAAGTAAGCCGGTATCTAAAAGTAAGTCAAAAAAATCTAAACAAAAAACTAAAAGCCAAGCAACAACCCTAACAAAAAAAGAAAAACAAACCCTCAAACGACAGCAAACCAAAGAACGTAAAGAACTGATTTCTGTTCTTATTCCTACCCTAATTGCTGCCTTTGCTATTGGGGCCGGTCTTTCTTTGAAAAATCCTAAAATTGGCATTGCTGCCGGTGGGGGTTTATTGTTGTTGGTGCTTTCTTTTAAATATCCCCGACAAGCTTTATGGATGTTTTTAATGTATTTGCCCATAAGTGGCACCGTTACTTATGCCATTGGCGGCGGCAATGCGGCATTTCAATTTGCCAAAGATGCTTTTTATTTTCCTGCGCTTTTTTCTTTGGTGCCACAGTGGCGCAGCAAAAAATTACCCTTGATTATTTCTAAAAGATTAATCAATCCCCTCGCCATTCTCCTCGGCGTTTGTCTATTAACTATGATTTTTGTTAATGGATATCAGCAAATTTTTCCCGAATCAATTCCTATTTTTGATCCCTACGCTACTTCCAGACCAATCGAAAGACCTATTTTAATGGCAATTTTAGGGCTAAAAATTTTTCTTGGTTATATTCCTCTGATTACTTGTGGTTACTATCTAATTCGCAGTAAAAAAGAGTTTTTGTTTCTGACTCGGTTGCACGTTGTTTTAGCCATTGTTGCCTGTGGTTTAGGGTTGCTTCAGTATTTACTTTTGGCCAAAGGAACTTGTGCCGGTACTCGGATGATGGAAGGCGAAGATTTATATAAACCCAGTCTTTCGGCGCGTTGTTTGGTGGGTGGTTCTGTGGCTTATAGTTCTTATATGATTCGTTTACCAGGGACGTTTGTTTCGCCTTGGCATTGGGGCTGGTTTTTAATTTCTAATACCTTTTTTACCTTTGCTTCCGCTTTTAGTGATCCGTCATTTCTTTGGCAAGTTGCTAGTTTTGCTTCCTTGGCATTGGTGATGGTTAACGCGGTGGTTTCTGGGCAACGTATTGCTTTAATTGCTGTCCCAACTATTATCGTGGTTTTGCTGATTCTCACCGGCCAGATTGCAAATTTGAAGCGTTTTTTACCCATTGTTGGCGGTATTGGTACTTTGGGAACCGCCGGTTTAGCGATGTTTCCTGAATTTGTGGAAGGAAGAGTTAAAAGTTTGGTTGATCGTTGGAATGCTTCACCGCCGGATCAATTTATTGCTAGTCAAGTTCAGTTTACGGTGGAAGGACAGGCCGGTTTATTGGGGAAAGGTTTAGGAAGGGCTACAAATTCGGCCCGACAGTTGGGACAAACGAAGTTAATAGAAACTTGGTTTCCTAAGTTGCTTTTTGAAATTGGGCCGGTGGGGTTGATTGGGTTTTTGATTTTTGTTACCGCTTTAACTTGGGCTTGTTTTAAGGCTTATCGGTCTTTGAAAGAACGACACTTAAGGAGTTTTGGGGCGTGTTTTTGGGTATTTGTTTTGTTTATAAGTTATAACCCTTATTGGTACCCTTTGGATACTGACCCGGTGGCGGTTTATTATTGGTTTTTTGCTGGGGTGATTTTGAAGTTACCAGAACTTGAACGCCAAGAAGAAGAATTACAGCCGGTATCAGACACCAAATTTTTATCAGGTAAAAGGAAACGATGA
- the hpsN gene encoding hormogonium polysaccharide biosynthesis glycosyltransferase HpsN, producing MNKPLISVIVPTYRREEVLRDTLTDVLAQNYPNFEVLVVDQTPEHEPETDIFLQQLADSKKIQWFRLKWASLPGARNYAVRRSLGEIIVFIDDDVRLTADFLAAHECHYQNPKVGAVAGRVFDRMKLSDSGGDLTIDYLPPEAMDAGIAWYYIDLVHTIKPQQVISARGCNMSFRGEVFRQYKLTFDERFKGSAVREESDFCLRFRQTGYQIWYDPDAYLIHLGEEAGGCHDISTRSAEYQIFLYHNHFLMGFKNLTFFQALRFFYRLFDCQVLGHPPCNKSGSIFKTIVRLSFYFLGFISAVGTLFRSLWDDGQIYSRQDF from the coding sequence ATGAATAAGCCTTTAATTTCTGTCATTGTTCCCACTTATCGGCGGGAGGAAGTTTTACGGGATACGCTAACTGATGTATTGGCGCAAAATTATCCTAATTTTGAGGTTTTGGTAGTTGATCAAACGCCAGAACATGAACCAGAAACCGATATTTTTCTACAGCAACTTGCCGATAGCAAAAAAATCCAATGGTTTCGCCTTAAATGGGCTTCTTTACCAGGGGCAAGAAATTATGCTGTGCGGCGATCTTTGGGGGAAATAATTGTGTTTATTGATGATGATGTGCGATTGACTGCCGATTTTTTAGCAGCCCACGAATGTCATTATCAAAATCCCAAGGTTGGCGCCGTTGCGGGGCGAGTTTTTGACCGCATGAAATTATCTGATTCTGGGGGAGATTTAACAATAGATTATTTACCGCCGGAAGCAATGGATGCTGGGATTGCTTGGTATTATATTGATTTGGTTCATACAATAAAACCGCAACAAGTTATCTCGGCAAGAGGTTGTAATATGTCTTTTAGAGGTGAAGTTTTTCGCCAATATAAATTAACATTTGATGAGCGATTTAAAGGCAGTGCAGTTCGGGAAGAATCAGATTTTTGTTTACGGTTTCGGCAAACCGGCTATCAAATTTGGTATGACCCCGATGCTTATTTAATTCATTTAGGTGAAGAAGCCGGCGGCTGTCACGATATCAGCACTCGTTCGGCTGAATATCAGATTTTTCTCTATCACAACCACTTTTTAATGGGCTTTAAAAATTTAACTTTTTTCCAAGCTTTGCGATTCTTTTATCGTTTATTTGACTGTCAAGTTTTGGGACATCCTCCTTGTAATAAAAGCGGCTCGATTTTTAAAACCATTGTTCGCTTAAGTTTCTATTTTCTGGGATTTATCAGCGCTGTGGGAACCCTATTTCGTTCGCTTTGGGATGATGGGCAAATTTATAGTCGCCAAGATTTTTAA
- a CDS encoding chemotaxis protein CheW: MLKHEPYLIFSLNDSSYGVEAVYVREVFFLPELIPIPEAIRDVVGVVNVRGEILPMIDLEMRFGQRAGEYKITDSVVVMEWGGYKAGIIVNQVYEVVELEAEQVTNEVFKGRKLSINTHNFIDRIAKIDDRIVMLINHKNIIDFYEKVDLPTADQIATSPNYEEIEKFVPHFRKFCPNATPEERTIFKERAASLMQQTDRQDFTGLIAVAVISLNEEFFAVDLELVREFTDLRKITPVPCTPPHIIGNMNLRGEIVTIVDIRGLLNLPRGRINKTSKAMIVHQDDVVAAIPVENVFDVIYLHPSQLMQIPVAIHSNNDEYLRGTAPYRDKIMMFLDLGKILSKGELVVNEEV, encoded by the coding sequence ATGTTAAAACACGAACCGTATTTGATTTTTAGTTTAAACGATTCCAGCTATGGAGTCGAGGCGGTGTATGTGCGAGAAGTTTTCTTTTTACCGGAGTTGATACCGATTCCAGAAGCAATCCGCGACGTGGTGGGGGTGGTGAATGTACGGGGCGAAATTTTGCCGATGATCGATTTAGAAATGCGCTTTGGACAACGGGCGGGAGAATATAAAATAACAGATAGCGTGGTTGTTATGGAGTGGGGGGGATATAAAGCCGGCATTATTGTTAACCAAGTTTATGAAGTGGTAGAACTTGAAGCAGAACAAGTAACAAATGAAGTATTTAAGGGACGGAAACTCTCGATTAATACTCACAATTTTATTGACAGAATTGCTAAAATTGACGATAGAATTGTGATGTTGATAAACCACAAAAACATCATTGATTTTTATGAGAAAGTTGATTTACCAACTGCTGACCAAATAGCAACCTCACCCAATTATGAGGAAATAGAAAAATTTGTTCCACATTTTCGGAAATTTTGCCCAAACGCTACTCCAGAAGAACGAACAATTTTTAAAGAACGCGCTGCAAGCTTAATGCAGCAGACAGATCGGCAAGATTTCACAGGTTTGATAGCTGTGGCGGTGATTAGTTTAAATGAAGAATTTTTTGCCGTTGATTTAGAATTAGTCCGCGAGTTTACTGATCTGCGAAAAATTACTCCGGTTCCTTGCACTCCTCCGCATATTATCGGCAATATGAATTTGCGAGGAGAAATTGTTACAATTGTCGATATTCGCGGTTTACTAAACTTGCCGCGTGGGCGAATAAACAAAACATCGAAAGCGATGATTGTACATCAAGATGATGTAGTTGCTGCCATTCCAGTTGAAAATGTTTTTGATGTAATTTATTTGCATCCCTCGCAATTAATGCAGATTCCTGTTGCTATTCATTCTAATAATGATGAATATCTGCGCGGAACTGCACCCTACCGAGATAAAATAATGATGTTTTTAGACTTAGGTAAAATTCTCAGTAAAGGAGAATTAGTGGTTAATGAAGAAGTTTAA
- a CDS encoding CheR family methyltransferase — translation MQQTLVQKFIDLIGINTGLQIRAQDTEGLRSKIYMRMRALNLSDAQSYYELLSRVPDWQTWNILETENEWKELTLLLTTGESYFFRDRGQMNLLETQILPELIEKQKNSRSLRIWSAGCSTGEEPYSLAILLQKLIPNWADWKIFILGTDINKSNLEKAKRGIYSDWSFRLVDPEVKNFYFVSHRNGWKLNENIRQMVTFSYGNLVKDEFPNPASDFHDFDLIICRNVFVYFSKPAVKAVLDKFDNSLQIGGYLLTAHAELHGQVLGNLQTRVFPESVIYQRVKTNLPQALEQKKSTEIKTGNESLSSQPMLDQLREGLLNISQPQVSAPLPRLKTIEGLGTPLEIITTPAPKSDFFSPLLTPENQANQANNAENLLKEAIDFFQGKAYFQTIDKVKEVLSLEPQNFKAYYLMAQSHANLGQYRQAKEATEQALLIDDLSSEPYYLLAQLAEEQGDIQQAKIFWKRIIYLSPYSILAYLELAALYEKEKDWLRAKKMRKTALDLLKNLPAETILEESKQIKVSELRQYVEQLLEKQKKGN, via the coding sequence ATGCAGCAGACTTTAGTTCAAAAATTTATCGATCTGATTGGTATAAACACCGGCCTGCAAATTAGAGCGCAAGATACGGAAGGGTTGCGCTCAAAAATTTATATGCGAATGAGGGCGTTAAATTTGAGTGACGCTCAAAGCTATTACGAATTGCTCAGCAGGGTTCCCGATTGGCAGACCTGGAATATTTTGGAAACTGAAAATGAGTGGAAAGAGTTAACGTTGTTGTTGACGACGGGGGAGAGTTATTTTTTTCGAGACAGGGGGCAAATGAATTTGCTGGAAACGCAGATTTTGCCAGAATTGATTGAAAAGCAAAAAAATAGCCGGTCGCTGCGGATTTGGAGTGCCGGTTGCTCCACCGGCGAGGAACCTTACTCGCTGGCAATTTTGCTCCAAAAGCTGATTCCGAATTGGGCAGACTGGAAAATTTTTATTTTAGGAACAGATATTAACAAATCTAACTTAGAAAAAGCTAAACGAGGAATTTATAGTGATTGGTCTTTTCGACTGGTAGATCCTGAAGTTAAAAATTTCTATTTTGTATCGCATCGTAACGGCTGGAAACTCAATGAAAATATCCGCCAGATGGTGACATTTAGCTATGGCAATTTGGTTAAAGATGAGTTTCCAAATCCCGCTTCTGATTTCCATGATTTTGATTTGATTATCTGCCGAAATGTGTTTGTATATTTTTCTAAACCAGCAGTAAAAGCCGTGTTAGACAAGTTTGATAACAGCCTCCAGATAGGAGGTTATTTGTTAACTGCTCATGCTGAATTGCACGGACAAGTTTTAGGAAATTTGCAAACAAGAGTGTTTCCTGAATCGGTGATTTACCAGCGGGTAAAAACTAATTTGCCACAGGCTTTAGAGCAAAAAAAATCAACAGAAATTAAAACAGGAAACGAGAGTTTATCAAGTCAGCCAATGCTGGATCAATTAAGAGAGGGGCTGTTGAATATCAGTCAACCGCAGGTTTCGGCTCCTTTGCCAAGATTGAAAACAATTGAGGGGCTAGGCACACCTCTGGAAATTATTACTACTCCGGCGCCTAAAAGCGATTTTTTCTCTCCTTTATTAACCCCAGAGAATCAAGCAAATCAAGCAAACAATGCGGAAAACCTGTTAAAAGAAGCAATAGATTTTTTCCAAGGGAAAGCTTATTTTCAAACAATTGACAAAGTTAAAGAAGTGCTTTCTTTAGAACCCCAAAATTTTAAGGCTTATTATTTGATGGCACAATCCCATGCAAATTTGGGACAATATCGGCAAGCGAAAGAAGCAACTGAGCAAGCCCTTTTGATAGACGATCTTTCCAGCGAACCTTATTATTTATTGGCCCAATTAGCAGAAGAGCAAGGCGATATTCAGCAAGCTAAAATTTTTTGGAAACGGATTATTTATTTATCGCCCTATTCAATTTTAGCTTATTTAGAATTAGCGGCTTTATACGAAAAAGAAAAAGATTGGTTAAGAGCAAAAAAAATGCGTAAAACGGCTCTGGATTTGCTGAAAAACTTACCCGCCGAAACCATATTAGAAGAATCCAAGCAAATCAAAGTGAGTGAATTGCGGCAATATGTAGAGCAACTGTTAGAAAAGCAGAAAAAGGGTAATTGA
- a CDS encoding GAF domain-containing protein: MTDNQQPAMSEEKKHLWALGGAVGIALAQGGPLPEVLKRCTNAVIEHLGASATCIWTSHSPTQVLTLSAISGRPTAPEDEAGENSIVNFIAETRQPLSGQLRLVSGRLKSVSGKQAEGFAKAEAEKKGRGNRTMGYFSGYPLVVEDRLVGVLGLYHPIPLTNDARNMLEWVANSITIAIDRAWAHEALLKRREGLLFRLANQIRNSLDLNTILETAVHEIRNLLVIDRCHFLWYLPHPETPSLMVTHEARNADLPSLLSDCPPQHIDFLAMKIQNLEVVRVDDVERETTLDENTHSLLTSMGMTSQLLLPLETRSGQLGAVVCSHCSGPRPWRDSEVELLEAVVNQLAIAIDQAELYAQTHAAALAAQTQAQQLSEALHNLKQTQAQLVQSEKMSSLGQMVAGVAHEINNPINFIYGNITYAKSYIGDILSVLNLYQKFYPEPLNELKEQLEEVDIEFIHEDLPRILSSMEMGAERIHQIVLSLRNFSRLDEADKKFVDIHEGLENTLLILHSRLKSKGTNSGIEIIKKYGEVPKIECYAGQMNQVFMNILSNAIDTLENRPEPRIIMICTELVDGQGQPLLALSKSFPRPANLWVRIKDNGPGMTEEVKRRLFDPFFTTKPVGKGTGLGLSISYQIVVEKHGGKLECFSEIGKGSEFLISIPV, from the coding sequence GTGACGGATAACCAACAACCGGCCATGAGTGAGGAAAAAAAGCATCTGTGGGCTTTAGGCGGGGCTGTGGGCATCGCTCTGGCGCAAGGTGGGCCTTTGCCAGAAGTTCTTAAACGCTGCACAAACGCAGTGATTGAGCATTTGGGAGCCAGCGCCACCTGCATTTGGACATCTCACAGCCCAACCCAGGTACTAACGCTATCTGCTATTTCTGGGCGGCCAACTGCTCCCGAAGACGAAGCCGGAGAAAATTCAATAGTGAATTTTATTGCCGAAACCCGACAACCGCTCAGTGGGCAGTTGCGCTTGGTGAGTGGCCGCCTCAAAAGTGTGAGCGGCAAGCAAGCAGAGGGATTTGCAAAGGCTGAGGCTGAGAAGAAAGGGCGGGGGAATCGGACGATGGGATATTTTAGTGGCTACCCCTTGGTGGTGGAGGATCGCTTGGTGGGGGTGCTGGGGCTTTATCACCCGATTCCTTTAACAAATGATGCCCGCAATATGCTGGAGTGGGTGGCCAATAGTATTACGATTGCCATAGATCGGGCTTGGGCGCACGAAGCTTTACTGAAACGCCGGGAGGGTTTGTTGTTTCGGTTGGCGAATCAAATCCGCAATTCTTTGGATCTCAATACGATTTTGGAAACGGCTGTTCACGAAATTCGCAATTTATTAGTGATTGACAGATGTCATTTTTTGTGGTACTTGCCCCACCCGGAAACACCGAGTTTAATGGTGACTCACGAAGCCCGAAATGCGGATCTGCCGAGTTTGTTGAGCGACTGCCCGCCGCAGCACATTGATTTTTTGGCGATGAAAATCCAAAATTTGGAGGTGGTGCGGGTGGATGATGTGGAACGGGAGACTACTTTGGATGAAAACACTCACTCACTGCTAACAAGTATGGGGATGACTTCTCAGTTGTTGTTGCCTCTGGAAACTCGCTCAGGTCAGTTGGGTGCGGTGGTTTGTAGTCATTGCAGTGGGCCCCGGCCTTGGCGTGATAGTGAGGTGGAACTGCTAGAAGCGGTGGTGAATCAGTTGGCAATTGCTATTGACCAAGCTGAGCTTTATGCCCAAACTCATGCGGCTGCGCTGGCGGCACAAACGCAGGCACAACAATTAAGTGAGGCGTTGCATAATCTCAAGCAAACGCAAGCACAATTAGTGCAAAGTGAAAAAATGTCGTCTTTGGGGCAGATGGTGGCGGGGGTGGCGCATGAAATTAATAATCCAATCAATTTTATTTATGGAAATATTACTTATGCTAAGAGCTATATCGGCGATATTTTAAGTGTTTTGAATTTATATCAAAAATTTTATCCAGAGCCGTTGAACGAACTTAAAGAGCAACTTGAAGAGGTAGATATTGAGTTTATTCACGAAGATTTGCCGAGAATTTTATCTTCGATGGAAATGGGGGCTGAAAGAATTCACCAAATTGTTTTATCTCTTCGTAATTTTTCCCGCTTAGATGAAGCTGATAAAAAGTTTGTGGATATTCACGAAGGACTGGAGAATACGCTGTTAATTTTGCATTCGCGCTTGAAGTCTAAGGGGACTAATTCGGGAATTGAGATAATAAAAAAATATGGTGAGGTTCCCAAAATAGAGTGTTATGCTGGCCAGATGAATCAGGTGTTTATGAATATTCTTTCTAATGCCATTGATACGCTGGAAAATCGGCCTGAACCTCGGATTATTATGATTTGCACTGAATTGGTGGATGGGCAGGGTCAACCGCTGCTGGCTTTGTCGAAGTCTTTCCCACGTCCGGCGAATTTGTGGGTGCGAATTAAGGATAATGGCCCTGGGATGACGGAGGAGGTAAAGCGGCGTTTGTTTGACCCGTTTTTTACGACGAAGCCGGTGGGGAAAGGCACCGGGTTGGGTTTATCGATTAGCTATCAAATTGTGGTGGAAAAACATGGGGGTAAGTTGGAATGTTTTTCGGAAATTGGTAAAGGTTCTGAGTTTTTAATTTCTATTCCTGTTTAA
- a CDS encoding PleD family two-component system response regulator, which translates to MSATFTSLPTILAVDDSPVMLELIKRTLESDYRVLVADNAIDALSIIYHEPIKILLLDVTMPGIDGLELCRTVRTLPQFQELPILMLTAKDRVFDKVQGRLAGATEYLTKPFDESQLRAVLFKFLNYSTPEIKE; encoded by the coding sequence ATGTCTGCAACTTTCACTTCTCTCCCGACAATTTTAGCAGTAGATGACAGCCCTGTAATGCTAGAACTCATTAAACGAACCCTAGAATCGGATTACCGGGTTTTGGTTGCCGATAATGCCATTGATGCGCTGTCCATAATTTACCACGAACCCATTAAAATCTTATTACTTGATGTTACCATGCCCGGAATTGACGGTTTAGAACTGTGCCGCACCGTCCGAACTTTACCACAGTTTCAAGAATTACCCATCCTCATGTTAACTGCCAAAGATAGAGTGTTTGACAAAGTTCAAGGAAGGCTGGCCGGTGCCACCGAATACCTAACTAAACCCTTTGATGAGTCACAATTACGGGCTGTACTTTTCAAATTTTTGAATTACTCAACCCCAGAAATAAAAGAGTGA